From the genome of Triticum aestivum cultivar Chinese Spring chromosome 1A, IWGSC CS RefSeq v2.1, whole genome shotgun sequence:
AGAAGTCACCGACACCTCCCCCGCGCCGAAGAGTCTTGGCCGCCGCACGGAGGACGTGGATTTTTTGAGCTCGGGCTCCTGGACACCTCCTATCCTTACCCTCCAATATAGTTTTGAGATCCGTGATAGACAACTAATATACTAcatgaaaatttctcttttttgtttcttccaaatAATCAAACATTACAAGGTAATAAAACATTCTTACTACAATATGAGAAAAAACTTACAGACTTCTTTGTCTGACATAAATACACAAAATGAGATTTTCTTGACTCAAAAATGTTATTTTTAGTGTTTATGATGCACGAAAATAAGCCGAGTTTTTTCTCACATTCTAGTTAGAATGTATTATTgtgctgcaaagtttgaagttcatatgttggtTTATatgaagaaacaaaaaagataAAAGTGTTGTCACGAATGGCCATGCAGAAATTGATGGCTAGATAAAGAGGTGCCCCTAAGCCTAAGCTCCACTACCTCCGTCATTGTTTATTTGCCCTCTTAGTATTATGAGCAATATTTCGACCATAGATTAAATTATCAAAATTTAATGAATGTCACAGAAATAGTATCATtgaaaaactatgttcaaatacgaattcaacGATAATAAtattttataacatgcattaatattttgtcagttaaatctatggttaaattttgacattGAATATGAGGATGAACAATAAAtcaagacggaggtagtactaacATATTTTTGGGAGCCGGGATGCCTAAGAAGAACCCCGCCATGGCCAAGCTCTACCGCTTCTAGGGTGGGGGCGACGCCCGCGAGGGCATACGGGCTGTCGGTGCTGAAGGCGTGGCTGCTGGCCGCCGGGCGGGGGTGACGCCCACGCGCGCCACCCATGAGCTGGGAGCGCAACTGCCGGGGGCCGCCGCGGGGGCGGTGCTAATGGGCACGGTGGTAGGCACGCTGGAGTCATCCGTGGGGGCCGTGGCGGCCAGGCCCCACTGTATGACGCATACCCAGCGTGGCCTTTAGCCTCTTTCCGCACAAGCTAGGGCCTCCAACTGACCCAACAATGACGTTCTTCTCATATACAATGCAACTAGTTTGGACGCggagtttctgcacccgagctcaaatgagcttgggTAAACGGTAAAATCGAAACAAAatcagaaaaaattcaaaaaaaatcatttttttggggaaaaacattgacaaaagttttaagtgcttgcaaaattcatcttgcaatcacattcctagaaggcgtggcaaaaaaacaaaaaacaaaatcggTACTAtgaaaatgctactttcaaaagcatttttgAAGCATTGAATTTGTTTTTTTCCACGCCTTATAAGAATGTGATTCCATGATGattttttgcaagcacttagaacttttgtcaatatttctcccatttttttgaattttttctaaaaaaatcaattttactgttcaccgagctcgTTTGACCTCGGAGCAGAAAGGTACTTTCGTACTAGTTTTTGGTTTAATCGAACTAGCAAATCAATCCATCTCCCACAGCTGACCCAACAATGGCGTTCTTCTCGATCTGACCCATCTCCACAGAGTAAATCAATCCAGGAGGAGAGCATGGTCATGGTACATGGTATCGTGGAAGCTCTCCGTCTCCATCATCCACATCCGCTGCCGAAAGTTGTGTCAGTGTGCACCGACGCCGGGTCCCAGATGACGCATGTGAGCTCGACCGCACAGATGGCTGCTGCTCTTGGCCCTCTGTTGCGAGGTCTTAGTTGAGCGCGTAGCGCGGAGCGATGGTTGAATGCGAGCGGCGGATCCCTGCTCCGGGAGGATGTCGACCACGTTGATGTTGTGGTACGTGTCGCCGCCGCGTGCTGTGCGTGCTACCACCGCGCGCGGTGGTCTCCGGAGCTGCTGCGCCCGGGCGTTGTTCGTGTCCTGGCCGTTCCGCTCGTGACCTTCTTCTGCGTTAACCATGTGTTTGATAAAATGCCAGacagaaaggaggaagaagaagaccaaaaGTCCAAGTGTCCACGTGGCGTTTTTATTCTGCCAACTCAGCCAGACAGGCGGTCCCAGCCAATTAATGACGTCATCAAATTCATGCACCACAGGGAAAGTTACCTGCCGTCAAGTTTGGATTTTTTTCATTAGTGCCAAAAATATATTCCTACAAATCAAGCACCATAGTTTATAGATCTTGGTCATCTAACAAAGGAATCCACGTGATAAGTTACCTGCCGTCAAGTTTGGATTTTTGTTAGTGATTTTTTGCGACAAAGGCTGCCGCCCCCACAAGGATCATCAATCCTCACAACCAGTTGCCAAAAGTATTGCGCACAGTGGGATATAAATTTGAAGGTAGTTGAACAATAGATCACACCACACGGCCAAGCTTGCACTCAAAAAACCACCCGGCTCCACTTGGTCGCCGAGCTTCACATCATATATTCATATTCGTGTGGTAAGAATCAAACACTTTTCCACTGTGTGAACGAAAACATTAAAATGACTTTTTACACTTTATTCCACGTCCGACAACAAGCATGCATGCACGAAATGTTTACATTTGGTTGACACACATACCAATTATTGTTGAAAAATAAGAGATGAATTCATCCTTACGTCCATGACGTCCATGATCACACGCACATCTCCCATGCCACACCCACACTTGTATTGTATATCCGCACCTAACCTCAATTGACGAATGCACAACGCTTCCGGACTTCTCCCTTGGAGGGGGGTCCTTTATCACCCTGATGTTCCCCATCTTGATCATGGAATGCGCAAAGGCCTTGAAGAATGCGTCCTGGCTGCCTGCGAACCGGTCGACGATCGGCGCCGTCGTCCCTACTGCGAGTGGGTGTGACTTGAGTATCTGGTCGGACTAGAGGAAGCCGCGGTTCACCTTGAGGTTCGTGAAGTAGTTCTTGTCGAACTTGTCGGGTGTTGTCGGGTCGAGGTCGTTCAGGGAACCCACGGGTCCGTTCCTTGGGCATCGCTGGGACAAGAAAGCCCTGTAGCCTGGGTTGAGGGTCGGGTCAGGCCGGTTCGTGCCACTGAAGTTGTACAGTCTGTCGGTGACAAACTGGCATTGCACGCGGCCGAAAGTGTGGGCGCCTACACATTTGAAACAAATATAAGGTTCACATTGGACATGAGACAATGAACATATATAACAATTTCCTCCACTTATAAATCAATATTTAAACTTGAGGTTTCTTGTGAAGTTTTTATGATAAGATATTTCTTAAGTTTTATCAACATATTTATAAAGCTTTCATCATCAATAGTGAAGGTAAAGGTACATAAAGGAGAGGCCGGaggcagtagtagcagtagtagcagtagcagcaggagtagtagtagtagtagtagtagtagtagtagtagtagtagtagtagtagtagtagtaaattCAGAGGGCCGTTTTGGCTCTGGAGTGCATATGTTCcctaatgaacagtaaattcaaaataaatgGTAAATAAAATTTCAAAATTAAGATTTTTCGTAGATGTTCTTATCAGTACAACAAGTGTGCTTGCCATTTTTCATGCGAGGATGACGATGCTTTGTtggtgaaaaaaaacaaaaaaataagtgTAACATTTGTCATTCGACTTGTTTGCACAGATCAAAATACTTAAgcttccatatatatatataggatcgcgctattcgtcaccctgggtgaggaatagttattcttcatccCTCTCTATTTTactatcaatgcaccgtaattttacattCTGTAAGTTTtatcttatttccgacgcaaaaagagaccgtaagaaaatatataatcgccgtaaaaaatattttatgttatgtaaaattacaaacgtaaaaacatagtctaaaatacacataaactgcaaattttcttgtcttatgacctatatttttattttcttatgtcaaattttacgtagtgaatcaatagaaatgtaactatttgaattcgaaacgtaatttaattatgaaatgatcgtaagattacctcgggtaaagaataacttattctgcaccctgggtgatgaatagtaacactatatatatatatatatatatatatatatatatatatatatatatatatagggaaaatccatcctaccacccggtggtagttaccccacatgtttCATATACTAGcatatggtactatatatactattttattatttttaatatgttcatatattatatctaagatattccaaaacaagttacatgaaaaaattgcatatgagcccatagttttcgttatatttgtgaaatatatacatatttatacgtaaaaaagaacatgctcaaaaaagggtacatactacctaaaaatttatatatatactacctaatcattgttatatactacatactacatgtacatactctcggtttagacagatactacatacaacatacaaaacacaagtggtggtaactaccactgcttgtaaaaaacatttgtcatatatatatatatatatatatatatatatatatatatatatatatacggctgCGCTAAAGTGCGCCTGAGCGCAAAGTTGCTAATCGTGCGCTCCGGTCAGACTACGCGCACCACTCCCTCGCCTCTGTAATCAAGGAACCATCGAACCTCGCGTATTTTTCTTCCACCTAGTAGTAAATTTAGTGGGAAACCTAGTAACGATATTAATTTCATTACTATTGCCTCTCACTCGTTCACGATCCCGCGCACATATGACATAGTAATGAACAATAGGAAACATAGTAAAAGAATTTATTATGTTACTGCTGCCCGATCTTGTTTTATTAGTGTTCGCTTCCATTTCCATGGCTCGTAAAAAACTATGGAATATAGTAATCAACCATCATAACCGTTACTGTGTGGACAATTGTCCTAGTAAATGTATTGAGAATTAGTAGTAATAAGAGTTCTCCAATGGTAAAGCGAGAGTATTTGCTAAAGTAATTGAGCGATTTTTCACATGGCTGATCATTGTAAAGTTGAAAAGTTTCAGGCTGTAGTAACACATAAAATGCAAATTACTACATGCGGCTTGCCACTTACGATCAAAAGAAAGTGTGGAACCACGTGGGGTGGGGTGGATCTGCGGAGGGGTGCACATGCAGTTACTTTTTTCCTAATCTAGTTACGGCTCAATGGGCAGCGCGCATAATCATAATTCTACGCTCTGGCTCACTTTAGcaagtctatatatatatatatatatatatatatatatatatatataaagacatttgcaaaaaaacatttttgGTGTGCAGGAGCATACGCTCACAATAGCCGAATTGGATTTCCGCAGAGTATCAAGAGTCTATGTAGTTTTCGATGTTGTGCTTGTGCGCGAGCTCGATTACCAGAGAGAGCGACGAGGTCGGTAGTATCGTCGAGCGTGGCCGTTCTGTACTTTTCTTTCAGAGTGTTGAGGGGGTCGAATGGGCCTGGTAGTTCCCCGGCTGCGGTAAAGTTGGACGTGAAGCCATCCAGCCTCCCCAGCAAGACGCTCCACCCGGGTCCTCCGGACTGCATATAAATGCCAAATTAGCAGCCAGTCGAATTGCTCGtatagttgcatgcatgcatgtgtcctTTGTTTGTGCAACCGTGAAGCTACGCAGAACCTACCTACCAATCATGCACCTAGTGAGCTAGCTGGGTAGTTTGATTCACTGTACGTGACGTGACGTAACGGGGTGGTAGCACGTACCAGCTGGACCGATATCTCGGAGGCGATGGCGaggatgtcggcgcaggagacgacgccggggcaggcggcctcgagggcggccttGGCGGCGTCGACGACGCTGTAGCCGCGCGCCGAGCCCTTGTTGGGAATGGCGTCCTGCTCCGTCTCCATCCCGTTGAAGGTGTTCAGCAGCAGCGAGCCGTCGCAGCCCTGCACGAAGCAGTCGTGTAAGTGGAGCCGGATCAGGCTGGCGAAGATGCGAGGGTCCGACTTGTGCGCCTGCACCAGCACCCCCTGCACGATCTTGTACGCGTCCGGGCACGTGCAGTCGTAGTAGTCCACGCACAGgtccgccgccgccaacgccgccccgCCGGCGTGGAGGAGGCAGACGGCCGCCAGCAGCGCGGCCAAGGTGGCGGCGCCGCGGAGGGCGActggggaggaggaaggagaagccaTGTTGCTAAGAGGCTGATGAAGTGGTGAACACTGTGAGGAAACGGGAGCTGGATTTATAGGCCAAGTTCTAACTCGATGGTtttaacatgcatgcatgcattctcgAGGTTGTTTCGTTTTACGTAAGTATACTTTGGCGCGGTAGGATAGAGTTATGAATGGATGGATAGATGCGCTCCAACCCCAATCGACAACTTGCAGAAGAGTGAGCAATCAGTTGAGCTCTCCGTGGACTACTTTTCAAACTTGTTCACGATACTTTCTTTGATGTTTCCGACTGAATGAGTGAGCGTGACTGAATATTGTCTCTAGCTATAGCTAGTCTCACATGCTTGTAAACGTATGTGCCGCGTGTCTGCGGTTCAGTCATGTGTTGGGTGGTGTATCGTGTTCAAGAAGTGTCGAGATGAAGAAACATTGTTCAAGTAGTGGCGAGATTTAGAAACATTGTGTTCGGACTTCTATATATATATCGAATCACAGCTATGCTTCTGCCCGTCCGGGTAAATATATGTTACTTTCTCCGATCTAAATTAATTGTCGCAGATCTAGTACAACTTTTGAATCGGAGGGAGTAGCTAGTTTGGACTTTGGAGCACTAGTACATATTTAAGGTTTATTTTTCTCCGAAGCCTATGCCTGAATCATATGtgtatgtactacctccgtcctggtttataagtcccCTTTGTATTttatgtcaaattttgactaaaaatGTAATTAACAAAGcattaatgcatgtcaccaaaaaataTATCGTTAAGTTCGTATTAAaatatagtttccaattatattatttttatgacatgcattaacatttttttaattaaatttaaggtcaaaaacTGACACAGAATACAAAGAAAACTAATAAACCAGGATGAAGGTAGTAGTTCATGTATCTTATCTGTCAAGTAGCTTCAAAATCATTTGAAGGTTATCTTCAGAGATACATGATGGGTCCGTATGTGGTGCTTTTTGCAACATCCGGAGGATCACGGGCCTATGGCCTTTGGGTGGAGCCGATGAAAGATGATAGCACGGGATACGTCCAACCACTTTGGATGACACTAGTAATTAATATGTTGTGTTTAAGTCGTCATGTAAACCAAATCTTGTTATCTTAGACCTTGTTTTCGCTTTGTAATATATGTTAGGATGTTTTCTattccctccattcacaaatataagatgtccTAACTTTGTTTCGAATCCGATGTATGTAGAGTTATGAGTGTGGTGTTTCAGCTCccgggtgcccctacaccctcTATAGACAGTATACTAaagaaaaatagaatttttttgaaacttcccaacatcaaatatgatcaaactttgtaggtgcttgcaagttttcatgcaaaaaaataaaataaaatcaaggAGCTCTACACAAGAAAAAGATCTCAATGCTTGAAGTTTTGAGCACTTTTAGCACTGAAATCTGAAACTCGCGATATTCGAGGAGCTGTACATGATATTTTGTTATGGAAACTTGCAAGCACCtacaaagtttgaccatatttgatgtcgcaaagtttcagatttttttgaattttttctgttttcttgaaTTACTGTACATAGAGGGTTTAAGGGCACCCAGGAGCTATCACACCTTTCTCGTAGAgttatagacacgttttagtgcgTTTGTTCATTTATTTCACTATTTCAatccgtatgtagtttatattaaAATATTCAAAACACCATATATTTGTTAGCGGAGAGAATATGATATTTTGATAAATATAGCTATGTGCATGGAATGGCAGAGAGGCCGATGGTTAACCTCCCTTTTGAAAAAAAAGTCCATCTCATGGACAACCAGAGGCAGGGTTGATTAGATAGTACGTCCGCGTACCCCCGCGTCGCCTGGGAGGCGACTCGGGGGAACCCTagcccgccgcgccgccaccccctctccccggctcccctgccgcgccgccgccggaggaaaccgccgggcgaagcccgcgcggcggacggcggcggcggggcttcccgCTCGCGCGCGCGGCGTCGTTCCACGACGGCGACCGCTCCAGGTGGGGAAGGCTCGGCCTCCGGCGCTGCGGCCGTCGCGGCGCTCCCCGGCGGCCCTCTGCTTCGTCTCGCGCTTCTCCTTCTCTGGGTGGGTGGAGTGGCGTGGCCTGGAGCTTGGCCGGCCGTGGCTGCGGCGTAGGCGTGCGGGTGCTTAGGCGCCAGATTTGGTCCGCGCCCGATCTGGCCCGCCGGCTGCTGTTGGCGGCGAGGAAGGGATCTGGCGTGGTGGTGACGCCCcatagcgccgccgccgcacccctcgCCTCCCCTCCCTATGCTGCCGCCTAAGGGCCTCCCAATGATGCGATTTTGGTGGTCGGGATCCAGATCGGGGGAAACCCGGGTCGGCTACGGCCggccgcgacgacgacgacgcctgcGGGCGCCGATTTCTTCATGGAGACGTCTGTCAAGGTCTGCCCTTCCACTCCCCACCACCTAGCTTCTCGGGTGAAAACCTAactccggtgggcggcggcggcgtctttgGCGCCgtgaccttcttgaaggcgccgccttgaGGGCTGGGTGGTGGCGGGCGCTGTTTGGGGTGGGTAACAGCTGCTGACGGCGTGCCCTTCTTCGCCCAAGCCTCCGCTTTTCCTCCGACGCGTCCAGGTTCTCCTGGGGGTGCCGTTTTGGAGTAAGCGTTGGCTGGGGGGAGGGTGGAGCGGTGCTCcgtctcactcattgatggcggcggatgtcggcggcgtggcgctgtggaggctcgacgtccgatgcacggagatggactcgcgcaggaggaggttgctgtttggcgtcatggtggcgtcaatggcggagTGGCCAGACATGGTAGATGCCTCAAtttgatctgaagacggacctgtggaagatggcggcgacgacacacgagtgcgccTGACCGGATTACGCCCCAGACcaggtatgtggctcggctggggcttccgaatgtgTTTCGGCTTCCGGCTATTGATGTTAGGATTACGTGAGTGGTCTGGGTAGTAGCCCGGCTAGCTCTCTTTCATCAtattggataggagtagtggcatatgttgccaagatggtggattcaggcacattgGTGTAATACTTTGTATGGTCATcgtgaataatcaataaagtggccgtatgcatcttccagatgcagaggccgggggtcatcctccttttctaaaaaaaaaccagAGGCAGGGATGTCTTACTAGATTGTTCCTCTTCCTTACCATTAATATCTCATCAACCAACAGACTGAATGTGACTGCAATTCTTGAGGGAATGTGACGGCATCAACATTCACATATATTGGATATTCCAAACCCAATCAGTACCTTTCGTCAAGACAGAAGATCGGTGTGAGCTGTATATATAGACGAAACTTCCTTCCTTCTCCATGCGATGACGACGGCTGTCTTCCCATCCATACATGCAACGTCCATGTTATTGTGCTAACATGATTACAACTAACTTTAGGAGCTTTCACCACTAGTATTTCGTTCACAAATACATCGTCCTAAGAGACATGCATGCAGTATAACTTAGTGTGATCGTTTCATAATTTAGTGCAAATATTTTTCTTTTAAAGTCAAACCTCATGCCATCATTAGTTGTTGCCTGAAGCACTGGCCGCCACCATGAGGTTCACCTCTTCTCGCTCCGGTTCGTCCAGGGGCCTTGTTTATGTCGGTTGGCACTATGGTGATGTGTCCACGCTTATGACGGCGTCCGACTTCTCTATTGATGCTAAGATATGTGGTGTTATGGCGTGCGTGTGGTGCCCAGGACCACATACCAACTCCTCCACGAGATGGAATTTGAGGATTCTTCTGCCGTCGCCAACGCCTGATCTGGACAAGACACGGCATTTGGTGGCAAGGAGCATATACGCCAAGAGGAGGCGATGACCCTTGTACTCGTGGTCAAAGCTAAATCCGACTAAGAGCATGGTTAGTACTACAACTAACAATTGACTATAAGGggttgccatgtcatctatagccaactttGTAACCGGCAATGTACAtgctgagtaaataggcaatttttcgaccaatttaatTCATAAATAGatgactagcatggcattgacaaaaTTAACGACATACTGATACTCATCTAAACAAGCACGTACTACGCAAACAGTGGACGGATCTACACATAATGCTAGTACTGTTAATACAAAAATAATCAGGAGAGGCTAAAcgcgttataccctccagtaggccatgcagaagccgccgcggcgatggcggcagcagtggcgtcctcggcggccttcttgtcggcctcaaGCTTCTCGGCGGCGAGACGGTCGGCGCTGGACtgggacatggtgatgatgaaggccaCGCAAACATAGTGGAAGTAGCGAATCGGAGGCGagtgatacgtcttcatcgtatctacttttccaaagtgtattgcccttgttttggactctattttgcatgatttgaatagaactaacccggactgatgctgttttcaacagaattgccatggtgttatttttgtgcagaaataaaaattctcgaaatgacctgaaatttcacgaagattatttttgtaataaataaaaaatattggcgaaagaatcaaccaaaagggacccacaccctgtccaaaagggtgggggacgcccccaccctcctagggcgcgccctccagtcTTGTGGGTCCCATagacctccatcgacctcaactccaacttcatttattcatgttcagggagaaaaaaatcagagagaatg
Proteins encoded in this window:
- the LOC123103565 gene encoding peroxidase 22; translation: MASPSSSPVALRGAATLAALLAAVCLLHAGGAALAAADLCVDYYDCTCPDAYKIVQGVLVQAHKSDPRIFASLIRLHLHDCFVQGCDGSLLLNTFNGMETEQDAIPNKGSARGYSVVDAAKAALEAACPGVVSCADILAIASEISVQLSGGPGWSVLLGRLDGFTSNFTAAGELPGPFDPLNTLKEKYRTATLDDTTDLVALSGAHTFGRVQCQFVTDRLYNFSGTNRPDPTLNPGYRAFLSQRCPRNGPVGSLNDLDPTTPDKFDKNYFTNLKVNRGFL